The DNA sequence TTTATCATCAGCCCCCACGATGGCTTCGGCGGTTGGGCACCGAGGCCGAGGAACGAGAGACTCGCCTCCGCGAGGATGGCGAAGGAGATGTTCAGCGACCCCTGCACAAGCATGGGTGCCGTACAGTTCGGGAATACCTCGCTGAAGATGATACGCGAGTCGCTCTCGCCGCGGGCGACTGCGGCCTCGACGTACGCCTCGTTACGCTCGGCTAACGCCGCACTCCGCGACACGCGGGCGATGTAGGGCGTATAGACGAACGCCAAGGCGATGATGACGTTACTCAACTCCGGACCGAGCACGACGAGGAGCGTCAGTGCGAGCAGGACCGGCGGGAACGCCATCGCGGCGTCCATGATACGCATCAGTATCTCGTCCGTCAACCCGCCAGCGTATCCGGCGACGACGCCGATGACGGCTCCGACGACGAGTGCGCCGGAGATAGCACCGAACCCGACGTACAGCGAGATTCGACTGCCCATGACGACGCGACTGAAGATGTCACGACCCAGGTCGTCGGTGCCGAACGGGTGTTCGACCGACGGGGCCTGCGAGCGGTCTTCGATGTTCGTCTGGTCGATGGGGTACGGTGCGATGATGGGTGCGAAGATAGCGGTGAGCACGAGTAGCACCACGATGGTGAACCCGAGCATCGCCTTGGTGTTGCTCCGGAACTTCCGGACGAACCGGGCGATACGCTCGCGTTGCGACTGCGAGATGAGGGGGCGACTCTCGTCGGACCCTTGCTCGGTCGCCATCAGTCGTCACCTCCGTAGCGGATACGGGGGTCGAAGTACGCGTACAGCAGGTCTGCGGCGAAGTTCGAGAACATGTAGATGAGTGCGACCACGACGATGCACCCCTGAATGAGGGGGATGTCGCGGCTCTGAATCGCGGTCAGGGTCAACCGGCCGATACCGGGCCAGAAGAACACCTCTTCGAGGACGACAACCCCGCCGAACGCGTAACTGAACTGGAACGCGATGACCGTGATGACGGGGATGACGGCGTTCTTGAGTGCGTGCCGAAGGACGATGACGCGTTGGCTCATCCCCTTCGCACGCGCGAGGTTGATGTACTCCTCGCTCAGGACTTCGAGCATCGACGACCGGGTCATCCGCATGATGTAGGCGGTGAGTGCGAATCCCATCGCCCCCGCGGGCAAGACGAGTCGCGTGAGCGACCCGACGAGGTCCTCACTCGGCGAGACGTACCCGCCGGTCGGAAAGAGGTTCAGCCAGACGGCGAACACCAAGATGAACACCAACCCCCAGAGGAAGATTGGCATCGAGATACCGACGAACGCGAACATCGACGCGGTGACGTCGGGTGCTTCGTTCTGGTTGATTGCGGCGTAGACGCCGAGCGGAATCGACAGCACGACGGCCACGAACGTCGCGGCGAACGCGAGCATCAGCGAACGAGGCAGACGCTCGGCGATGAGCGCCGAAACCGGCTCACCGAATCGCAGTGATTCGCCCATGTTCCCCTGGAGAAGTCCGATGACCCAGTCGATGTACTGCACGTACAGCGGTCGGTTGAGTCCCAGTTGGGTTTGGAGCGCTTCGAGCGACTGTTCGGTCGCGTTGGGGCCCAAGATGAGGAGGGCCACGTCACCGGGGAGGATGTTGGTGACGGCGAAGGCGATGAGCGTGACGAAGAACAGCGTCACCGCCATGAAGCCAACGCGCCGAAAGACGTAGTTGTACATCGACATTGTGTGAAAGTGTGAGTGAAGTCGGTGTTAGCGGTCGAGCCAGTTGTCGGAGAACTGCAACGTCGACCCGTCGGGCGCACCGATGTCACCCTTGTACTGCGA is a window from the Haloferax litoreum genome containing:
- a CDS encoding ABC transporter permease, with amino-acid sequence MATEQGSDESRPLISQSQRERIARFVRKFRSNTKAMLGFTIVVLLVLTAIFAPIIAPYPIDQTNIEDRSQAPSVEHPFGTDDLGRDIFSRVVMGSRISLYVGFGAISGALVVGAVIGVVAGYAGGLTDEILMRIMDAAMAFPPVLLALTLLVVLGPELSNVIIALAFVYTPYIARVSRSAALAERNEAYVEAAVARGESDSRIIFSEVFPNCTAPMLVQGSLNISFAILAEASLSFLGLGAQPPKPSWGLMINTGRGFMETAPWMLLFPALAIGIAVVGFNMLGDGLRDVLDPKVEAIE
- a CDS encoding ABC transporter permease is translated as MSMYNYVFRRVGFMAVTLFFVTLIAFAVTNILPGDVALLILGPNATEQSLEALQTQLGLNRPLYVQYIDWVIGLLQGNMGESLRFGEPVSALIAERLPRSLMLAFAATFVAVVLSIPLGVYAAINQNEAPDVTASMFAFVGISMPIFLWGLVFILVFAVWLNLFPTGGYVSPSEDLVGSLTRLVLPAGAMGFALTAYIMRMTRSSMLEVLSEEYINLARAKGMSQRVIVLRHALKNAVIPVITVIAFQFSYAFGGVVVLEEVFFWPGIGRLTLTAIQSRDIPLIQGCIVVVALIYMFSNFAADLLYAYFDPRIRYGGDD